The following coding sequences lie in one Paraburkholderia largidicola genomic window:
- a CDS encoding LysR family transcriptional regulator: protein MNLIRSLTLRQLQIFVIASRLPSFARAAEELHLTQPAVSMQIRQLEEAIGMPLFERIARRLSLTEAGERLSHHASRILGEIKDAEDTMISLAQADSGSITVSIVSSATYFAPKLLAQYSKQYPKVDVHFSVGNRETLLRLLQDNATDLAIMGRPPPELGTTAEPLAYHPHVIIAPVTHPLRDARRFDLQELAGDTFLLREPGSGTRAVAEHTFRQHLFTPSRCVTLGSNETIKQAVMAGMGVSLISLHTLGLELRTGEIALLDVNGTPVERTWQIVHLASKQLSPTCLMFRRFLLEHAEPFLEQEYVELVGGLSSGTARRGRSAKVVV from the coding sequence ATGAACCTGATCCGCTCGCTGACGCTCAGGCAATTGCAGATCTTCGTGATCGCAAGCCGCCTGCCGAGCTTCGCGCGCGCGGCGGAAGAACTGCATCTGACGCAGCCGGCCGTGTCGATGCAGATTCGCCAGCTGGAGGAAGCGATCGGCATGCCGCTGTTCGAGCGGATCGCGCGGCGGCTGAGTCTGACGGAAGCGGGCGAGCGACTGTCGCATCACGCGAGCCGTATTCTCGGCGAGATCAAGGATGCCGAAGACACGATGATCTCGCTGGCACAAGCCGATAGCGGGTCGATCACGGTGAGCATCGTGAGTTCGGCGACTTACTTCGCGCCGAAGCTGCTCGCGCAGTATTCGAAGCAGTATCCGAAGGTAGATGTGCACTTTTCCGTGGGCAATCGCGAGACGTTGTTGCGGCTCTTGCAGGACAACGCGACGGATCTCGCGATCATGGGCAGGCCGCCGCCTGAGTTGGGCACGACGGCTGAGCCGCTTGCTTATCATCCGCATGTGATCATTGCGCCGGTTACGCATCCTTTGCGCGATGCGCGGCGTTTCGATCTGCAGGAGCTGGCGGGGGATACGTTTCTGTTGCGTGAGCCAGGGTCGGGGACGCGGGCGGTGGCCGAGCATACGTTTCGGCAGCATCTTTTCACACCTTCGCGGTGTGTGACGCTTGGGAGCAATGAGACTATCAAGCAGGCTGTGATGGCGGGGATGGGGGTGAGCCTTATTTCATTGCATACGCTGGGGCTCGAATTGCGGACGGGGGAGATAGCGTTGCTTGATGTGAACGGGACGCCCGTTGAGCGGACCTGGCAGATCGTGCATCTTGCTTCTAAGCAGTTGTCGCCGACCTGTTTGATGTTTCGACGGTTTTTGCTCGAGCATGCGGAGCCGTTTCTTGAGCAGGAGTATGTGGAACTGGTAGGGGGGTTGTCGTCGGGGACGGCACGGCGCGGGCGGAGTGCGAAGGTCGTTGTGTAG
- a CDS encoding methanol/ethanol family PQQ-dependent dehydrogenase codes for MNVRTLVLGLAVLVATALNSFLAYADPQLDSLIKNPSNWAAQAGDYSNHRYSPLKQINESNVGKLQVAWTMSTGVLRGHEGSPLVIGDTMYIHSPFPNKVIAINLKDQTFIWQYEPKQDASVISVMCCDTVNRGLAYGDGKIFLQQADTKLVALNAKTGEVVWTAQNGDPKAGETNTNAPHVFGDKVLTGISGGEFGVRGRLIAYDIKTGKEAWKAYSTGPDSEMLLDPQQTMTWADGKMQPVGADSSIKSWKGDQWKLGGGTTWGWYAWDPKLNLVYYGTGNPGTWNPTQRPGDNKWSMSIFARDLNTGKAKWVYQMTPHDEWDYDGVNEMILSDISINGKKTPAIVHFDRNGFGYTLNRETGELLVAQKYDPAVNWADSVDLKSGLPIRNASYSTQKAGPDHNVKGICPAALGSKDQQPAAFDPSSNLFLVPTNHVCMDYEPFDVDYVSGQPYVGATLSMYPGPNEKGAMGNFIAWDAAKGKIVWSKPERFSVWSGALATAGGVVFYGTLEGYIKAVRIKDGKELWKFKTPSGIIGNVFTYEYQGKQFVGVYSGIGGWAGIGMAAGLQKSTEGLGAVGGYRELAKYTALGGTLFIFAIPGGNG; via the coding sequence ATGAACGTACGCACCCTGGTTCTCGGACTGGCGGTGTTGGTTGCGACGGCGCTGAACTCGTTCCTGGCTTATGCCGATCCGCAGCTGGACTCGCTAATCAAGAACCCATCTAACTGGGCGGCGCAGGCAGGTGATTATTCGAATCACCGGTACAGCCCGCTCAAGCAGATCAACGAAAGTAATGTCGGCAAACTGCAGGTTGCCTGGACGATGTCGACGGGCGTGCTGCGCGGTCACGAGGGTTCGCCTCTCGTGATCGGCGACACGATGTATATCCACTCGCCGTTCCCCAACAAGGTCATCGCAATCAACCTGAAGGACCAGACCTTCATCTGGCAATACGAGCCGAAGCAGGATGCCTCGGTGATCTCCGTGATGTGCTGCGATACCGTCAACCGCGGGCTCGCGTACGGCGACGGCAAGATCTTCCTGCAACAGGCCGACACCAAGCTCGTCGCGCTCAACGCGAAGACGGGTGAAGTGGTCTGGACCGCGCAGAACGGCGATCCGAAAGCGGGTGAAACCAACACCAACGCGCCGCACGTATTCGGCGACAAGGTGCTGACGGGCATCTCCGGCGGCGAGTTCGGCGTGCGCGGCCGTCTGATCGCGTACGACATCAAGACCGGCAAGGAAGCGTGGAAGGCCTATAGCACCGGGCCCGACAGCGAGATGCTGCTCGATCCTCAACAGACGATGACCTGGGCAGACGGCAAGATGCAGCCAGTCGGCGCGGATTCGTCGATCAAGAGCTGGAAGGGCGATCAGTGGAAGCTCGGCGGCGGCACCACGTGGGGCTGGTATGCGTGGGATCCAAAGCTGAACCTTGTCTACTACGGCACGGGCAATCCGGGCACGTGGAACCCGACACAGCGTCCCGGCGACAACAAGTGGTCGATGTCGATCTTCGCGCGCGACCTGAATACGGGCAAGGCGAAGTGGGTCTATCAGATGACGCCGCACGACGAGTGGGACTATGACGGCGTCAACGAAATGATCCTCTCCGACATTTCGATCAACGGCAAGAAGACGCCTGCCATCGTCCACTTCGACCGCAACGGCTTCGGCTATACGCTGAACCGCGAGACGGGCGAACTGCTGGTCGCGCAGAAGTACGACCCGGCCGTGAACTGGGCGGACAGCGTCGATCTGAAGAGCGGCCTGCCGATTCGCAATGCCTCGTACTCGACGCAGAAAGCGGGCCCCGATCACAACGTGAAGGGCATCTGCCCGGCGGCGTTGGGTTCGAAGGACCAGCAACCTGCCGCGTTCGATCCATCGTCGAACCTGTTCCTCGTGCCGACCAACCACGTCTGCATGGACTACGAGCCGTTCGATGTCGACTACGTGTCCGGCCAGCCGTACGTCGGCGCGACGCTGTCGATGTATCCCGGTCCGAACGAGAAGGGCGCGATGGGCAACTTCATCGCGTGGGATGCGGCGAAGGGCAAGATCGTCTGGTCCAAGCCGGAACGTTTCTCGGTGTGGTCGGGCGCGCTGGCGACGGCGGGCGGCGTGGTCTTCTACGGCACGCTGGAAGGCTACATCAAGGCGGTGCGGATCAAGGACGGCAAGGAACTGTGGAAGTTCAAGACGCCGTCGGGGATCATCGGCAACGTGTTCACGTATGAGTATCAGGGCAAGCAGTTCGTCGGCGTGTATTCGGGCATTGGCGGCTGGGCGGGCATCGGCATGGCAGCCGGCCTGCAGAAGTCGACGGAAGGCCTGGGCGCCGTGGGCGGCTACCGCGAGCTGGCGAAGTACACCGCGCTCGGCGGCACGCTGTTCATCTTCGCCATTCCCGGCGGGAACGGCTGA
- a CDS encoding c-type cytochrome, with protein sequence MKGRVVLSLAGALLALSALPVVMTNSWGQSSDAPPQAQKVAYKVVDGNKVDSDTLQGWKTWRALACERCHGAKQEGLVGPSLIDAFKTLDKNEFHRTVFGGRVDKGMPDFSSSQMMQKNWENLFAYLKGRSDGTIKPGDLQAIDAK encoded by the coding sequence ATGAAAGGCCGTGTTGTGCTGTCGCTTGCAGGTGCGTTACTGGCGTTGAGCGCTTTACCTGTTGTCATGACCAATAGCTGGGGACAGTCGTCGGACGCGCCGCCCCAGGCTCAGAAGGTTGCGTATAAGGTTGTCGACGGCAACAAGGTCGACAGTGATACGCTGCAGGGATGGAAAACATGGCGCGCGCTCGCCTGCGAACGCTGCCACGGCGCGAAGCAGGAAGGCCTCGTGGGTCCGTCGCTGATCGATGCGTTCAAGACGCTCGACAAGAACGAGTTTCATCGCACGGTGTTCGGCGGACGTGTCGACAAAGGCATGCCCGATTTCAGTTCGAGCCAGATGATGCAGAAGAACTGGGAGAATCTGTTCGCCTACCTGAAAGGCCGCTCCGACGGCACGATCAAGCCCGGCGATCTGCAGGCGATCGATGCGAAGTGA
- a CDS encoding substrate-binding domain-containing protein, whose translation MTDRRSSAVHAVYAMLALCWACVGAPSAYAQGAPAPNLPNNDGADKVLRVCADPNNMPLSNDKGEGFENKIAAAMAKDFGYKLEYTYFPQRMGFVRHTLRDKVDNSDQFKCDLIIGVPHGYDMTSTTRPWLHSTYAMVFIKRPEFANINAPADLLKLPPDQLKKLKLGIFSQTPAVDWLLNNNLIDQAVSYRAQSGDPNAFPGEMIQHDLAQGNVDVVFVWGPIAGYFAKQASDRVKLVPFPPQPGIRFDYEISMGVRYGEKAWHDKVDQWIATHQDTIDKILVSYEVPLLPLASAPVASDAPK comes from the coding sequence ATGACCGATCGCAGAAGTTCCGCCGTCCATGCCGTCTATGCGATGCTGGCGCTGTGCTGGGCCTGCGTCGGCGCGCCATCCGCCTATGCGCAGGGCGCACCCGCACCGAACCTGCCGAACAACGACGGCGCCGACAAGGTGCTGCGCGTGTGCGCCGATCCGAACAACATGCCGCTGTCGAACGACAAGGGCGAGGGCTTCGAGAACAAGATCGCGGCCGCGATGGCCAAAGATTTCGGCTACAAGCTCGAATACACGTACTTCCCGCAGCGCATGGGCTTCGTGCGCCATACGTTGCGCGACAAGGTGGACAACAGCGATCAGTTCAAATGCGACCTGATCATCGGCGTGCCGCATGGCTATGACATGACGTCGACCACACGGCCGTGGCTGCATTCCACCTACGCGATGGTGTTCATCAAACGCCCCGAGTTCGCGAACATCAATGCACCCGCCGATCTGCTGAAACTGCCGCCCGATCAACTGAAAAAGCTGAAGCTCGGCATTTTCTCGCAGACGCCCGCCGTCGACTGGCTGCTGAACAACAACCTGATCGACCAGGCCGTGTCGTATCGCGCGCAGAGCGGCGACCCGAATGCATTTCCGGGCGAGATGATCCAGCACGATCTGGCACAGGGCAATGTCGACGTCGTGTTCGTCTGGGGACCGATTGCAGGCTACTTCGCGAAACAGGCCAGCGACCGCGTGAAGCTCGTGCCGTTCCCGCCGCAGCCGGGCATCCGTTTCGACTATGAAATCTCGATGGGCGTGCGTTACGGCGAAAAGGCGTGGCACGACAAGGTCGACCAGTGGATCGCCACGCATCAGGACACGATCGACAAGATTCTCGTCAGTTACGAAGTGCCGCTCTTGCCGCTGGCGAGCGCGCCGGTTGCATCGGATGCGCCGAAATGA